A genomic stretch from Helianthus annuus cultivar XRQ/B chromosome 1, HanXRQr2.0-SUNRISE, whole genome shotgun sequence includes:
- the LOC110940096 gene encoding zinc finger protein 8 — MEKSYVQPHDLMNIQLSSQLPLTPPKENSIRLFGKEFCGNDPTIIITNDSSSPATDSVTATTTAATVTAATVTATTTTATAAAITAIANATLIHHENKESHRIFECNYCSRNFSTSQALGGHQNAHRRERLHAKRTHIQSFTMNNISYPNHHNRPLTTTTSPPYHHHSSNTRSIINHNNSSKSFYGEKASHTSHQTPIYGRPSGATTFPTSVQNLTAFNRGLLNYANTGSSSRSLYMHESKPVSFTDQVSLDLHL; from the coding sequence ATGGAAAAATCATATGTACAACCTCATGATTTAATGAACATACAATTATCTTCTCAACTTCCACTCACCCCACCTAAAGAAAATTCCATTAGGCTCTTTGGAAAAGAATTTTGTGGTAATGATCCAACCATCATTATCACCAACGACTCAAGTTCACCCGCCACTGACAGTGTCACTGCTACTACTACTGCTGCTACTGTCACTGCTGCTACTGTCACTGCTACCACTACTACTGCTACTGCTGCTGCTATTACTGCCATTGCCAACGCCACCCTCATCCACCATGAAAACAAAGAAAGCCATCGAATTTTCGAGTGCAATTATTGCAGCCGAAACTTTTCAACATCCCAAGCCCTCGGCGGCCATCAAAATGCACACCGAAGGGAACGATTACACGCCAAACGTACTCACATCCAATCCTTCACGATGAACAACATCTCTTACCCAAACCACCACAACCGCCCCCTCACAACCACCACATCACCACCCTATCACCACCACTCATCTAATACTCGCAGCATCATTAACCACAACAACAGTAGTAAGTCGTTCTATGGAGAGAAAGCATCACACACCTCCCATCAAACACCTATCTACGGCAGGCCATCGGGTGCAACGACGTTTCCCACGAGTGTGCAAAATTTAACCGCATTTAACCGCGGGTTACTGAACTATGCCAACACTGGGTCTAGTTCTCGGAGTTTATATATGCATGAATCAAAGCCTGTAAGCTTTACAGATCAAGTCAGTTTAGATCTGCATCTGTAG